The Chiloscyllium punctatum isolate Juve2018m chromosome 30, sChiPun1.3, whole genome shotgun sequence genome includes a region encoding these proteins:
- the pigc gene encoding phosphatidylinositol N-acetylglucosaminyltransferase subunit C isoform X1 — MRAALEQGGAAVSGCRASENRPRPRRWKKVLYERQPFPDNFVDGSFLEELRKNIYVRQYRFWTVVCESSVVIHQLSSVCVFVVLWWYMDQSHLSPHRLFTYSLLLSLFGYLTFDVIDSGAGRNLSGRTRWADLKSTVVFVTFTYGFAPILKTLTESISTDTIYAMSVFMLLGHLIFFDYGANAAIVSSTLSLNMAIFASVCLASRLPSSLHAFVTVTLAIEVFALWPMFQKKLKAITPRCYLVVTLIFTLAAMLGVLTVSLTGAVLFALLLLAVALLCPHYLIKLQSSKDNIHGPWDEAEIKEDLSRFLG; from the exons ATGAGGGCGGCCCTGGAGCAGGGGGGAGCCGCTGTGTCAGGCTGCAGGGCCTCGGAGAATCGGCCCCGGCCCCGCCGCTGGAAGAAGGTCCTGTACGAGAGGCAGCCTTTCCCCGATAACTTCGTGGACGGCAGCTTCCTGGAGGAACTGCGGAAAAACA TTTATGTGCGCCAGTACCGgttttggacagtggtgtgtgaaTCCAGTGTTGTCATCCATCAGTTGTCCAG tgtgtgtgtatttgttgtCCTGTGGTGGTACATGGACCAGAGTCACCTGTCCCCTCACCGGCTCTTCACGTAcagcctcctcctctctctcttcggCTACCTCACATTTGATGTCATTGACTCGGGGGCAGGGCGTAATCTCAGCGGCCGAACAC GATGGGCTGACCTAAAGAGCACTGTCGTCTTTGTGACGTTCACATATGGATTTGCTCCGATTCTGAAAACGCTGACAGAATCCATCAGCACCGATACGATCTATGCCATGTCT GTCTTTATGCTGTTGGGTCACCTGATATTCTTTGATTATGGAGCCAATGCTGCCAT cGTCTCCAGCACTCTCTCATTGAACATGGCCATCTTCGCCTCAGTGTGCCTGGCCTCGCGGCTCCCCAGCTCGCTCCACGCCTTCGTCACAGTGACTTTGGCCATCGAGGTCTTCGCCCTGTGGCCCATGTTCCAGAAGAAGCTGAAG GCAATCACCCCTCGCTGTTACCTGGTGGTCACCCTTATCTTCACCCTGGCTGCCATGCTAGGAGTGCTGACCGTTTCTCTCACGGGAGCTGTACTCTTCGCTCTGCTGCTGTTAGCAGTTGCCTTGCTGTGTCCTCACTACCTCATCAAGTTACAGTCCTCGAAAGA CAACATCCACGGTCCATGGGATGAAGCGGAGATCAAAGAAGACCTGTCCAGGTTTTTGGGGTGA
- the pigc gene encoding phosphatidylinositol N-acetylglucosaminyltransferase subunit C isoform X2, whose translation MRAALEQGGAAVSGCRASENRPRPRRWKKVLYERQPFPDNFVDGSFLEELRKNIYVRQYRFWTVVCESSVVIHQLSSVCVFVVLWWYMDQSHLSPHRLFTYSLLLSLFGYLTFDVIDSGAGRNLSGRTRWADLKSTVVFVTFTYGFAPILKTLTESISTDTIYAMSVFMLLGHLIFFDYGANAAIVSSTLSLNMAIFASVCLASRLPSSLHAFVTVTLAIEVFALWPMFQKKLKVWLCVEDVLGSWGVRDHRGNHPSLLPGGHPYLHPGCHARSADRFSHGSCTLRSAAVSSCLAVSSLPHQVTVLERQHPRSMG comes from the exons ATGAGGGCGGCCCTGGAGCAGGGGGGAGCCGCTGTGTCAGGCTGCAGGGCCTCGGAGAATCGGCCCCGGCCCCGCCGCTGGAAGAAGGTCCTGTACGAGAGGCAGCCTTTCCCCGATAACTTCGTGGACGGCAGCTTCCTGGAGGAACTGCGGAAAAACA TTTATGTGCGCCAGTACCGgttttggacagtggtgtgtgaaTCCAGTGTTGTCATCCATCAGTTGTCCAG tgtgtgtgtatttgttgtCCTGTGGTGGTACATGGACCAGAGTCACCTGTCCCCTCACCGGCTCTTCACGTAcagcctcctcctctctctcttcggCTACCTCACATTTGATGTCATTGACTCGGGGGCAGGGCGTAATCTCAGCGGCCGAACAC GATGGGCTGACCTAAAGAGCACTGTCGTCTTTGTGACGTTCACATATGGATTTGCTCCGATTCTGAAAACGCTGACAGAATCCATCAGCACCGATACGATCTATGCCATGTCT GTCTTTATGCTGTTGGGTCACCTGATATTCTTTGATTATGGAGCCAATGCTGCCAT cGTCTCCAGCACTCTCTCATTGAACATGGCCATCTTCGCCTCAGTGTGCCTGGCCTCGCGGCTCCCCAGCTCGCTCCACGCCTTCGTCACAGTGACTTTGGCCATCGAGGTCTTCGCCCTGTGGCCCATGTTCCAGAAGAAGCTGAAGGTGTGGCTTTGTGTGGAGGACGTGCTGGGATCATGGGGTGTGAGGGACCATCGAG GCAATCACCCCTCGCTGTTACCTGGTGGTCACCCTTATCTTCACCCTGGCTGCCATGCTAGGAGTGCTGACCGTTTCTCTCACGGGAGCTGTACTCTTCGCTCTGCTGCTGTTAGCAGTTGCCTTGCTGTGTCCTCACTACCTCATCAAGTTACAGTCCTCGAAAGA CAACATCCACGGTCCATGGGATGA